From Corvus moneduloides isolate bCorMon1 chromosome 4, bCorMon1.pri, whole genome shotgun sequence, one genomic window encodes:
- the IKBIP gene encoding inhibitor of nuclear factor kappa-B kinase-interacting protein isoform X2, which produces MSEVKPRKKGISSSKTNEGSQKAEKHSNYGKLASPRTSNNRNSFWMDSRTSLSIISLAVCLVVTWFLFQQSGQFADLERKYNFLQQEAGKILDVGNKVNLISEKCEKTWNLMKQLEDLHIISHIKYLQEDIYTMKTWSSSIIKKQEELEKNLTSLFHAVSSAEQNAASVAKNVTLTIVTVKTDIRRISGLVSEMTALTDSLQTLEDKVEKGEKATVKNIGDLLTSSIDRSTKIQSLASSNARKIEQIKTALSELRSDFNKHSDRLLNLEGDRAKVLKTVTFANDLKPKMYKVKKEFAILEPLINDLTLRIGRLVEEVLRREKEIALLNEKLANLTRVQTEIKDAKDEITKISDMN; this is translated from the exons ATGTCTGAAGTTAAGCCaaggaaaaaaggtatttcttcATCCAAGACCAACGAAGGTTCACAAAAAGCCGAGAAGCACAGTAATTATGGGAAGCTGGCAAGTCCCAGGACCAGCAATAATCGGAATTCTTTTTGGATGGACTCAAGAACAAGTTTGAGTATCATTTCTCTTGCTGTTTGCCTGGTGGTGACCTG GTTTCTATTTCAGCAGTCAGGCCAATTTGCTGATCTGGAAAGAAAGTACAATTTCTTACAGCAAGAAGCTGGAAAAATCCTGGATGTGGGAAATAAAGTAAACCTAATTTCTGAAAAG TGTGAAAAGACTTGGAACTTAATGAAACAGCTGGAAGATCTTCACATAATTTCTCACATTAAATATCTCCAGGAAGATATTTATACAATGAAAACATGGTCTAGCagcataattaaaaaacaagaagaacTGGAGAAGAATTTAACCAGCCTTTTTCATGCAGTTTCAAGCGCTGAACAGAATGCGGCTTCTGTAGCAAAAAACGTAACATTGACAATTGTGACAGTAAAAACTGACATAAGGCGCATTTCAGGCCTGGTCTCCGAAATGACTGCACTGACAGATTCTTTGCAAACACTAGAAGATAAAGTAGAAAAAGGTGAAAAGGCAACAGTAAAAAATATAGGTGACCTCCTTACCAGTAGCATCGACCGAAGTACCAAAATACAAAGCCTGGCATCCAGTAATGCAAGAAAAATCGAACAAATTAAGACAGCACTGTCTGAGTTAAGGAGTGATTTTAACAAGCATTCCGATAGACTTTTGAATCTTGAAGGTGACAGAGCAAAAGTTCTGAAGACAGTTACATTTGCAAATGATTTAAAACCTAAGATGTACAAAGTTAAAAAGGAGTTTGCCATCTTGGAGCCCTTAATAAATGACCTAACACTGAGAATAGGAAGATTAGTGGAGGAAGTGTTACGGCGGGAGAAGGAAATTGCTTTACTCAATGAGAAATTGGCCAATCTAACAAGAGTTCAAACCGAGATCAAGGATGCAAAGGATGAAATAACCAAGATTTCAGACATGAATTGA
- the IKBIP gene encoding inhibitor of nuclear factor kappa-B kinase-interacting protein isoform X1 translates to MSEVKPRKKGISSSKTNEGSQKAEKHSNYGKLASPRTSNNRNSFWMDSRTSLSIISLAVCLVVTWFLFQQSGQFADLERKYNFLQQEAGKILDVGNKVNLISEKLEPSESILREAASSVSVMTEFGQEISSLHNIINDIQNNEQTLSLKMQSINDKFQNVTNFWRRSLDEMNTNASGLKSEAKFIHTEVTSKINEVDQRIKSLSERVRDLEDSTARNIRTLKLQEDDEFSRVEQKLNLDAKSVEKLEEEQNSLVAKDTDLNQKLANYEPKIEECKTHLPTIENAIHSILRLSSELLGMEKKIQELKTQLYAVENDMLKTVSDTVAMQKVLEGLQSNGSMFKVWSEIAVLETVPDITVSSKAEEGTLESFNLENDHNRDQ, encoded by the exons ATGTCTGAAGTTAAGCCaaggaaaaaaggtatttcttcATCCAAGACCAACGAAGGTTCACAAAAAGCCGAGAAGCACAGTAATTATGGGAAGCTGGCAAGTCCCAGGACCAGCAATAATCGGAATTCTTTTTGGATGGACTCAAGAACAAGTTTGAGTATCATTTCTCTTGCTGTTTGCCTGGTGGTGACCTG GTTTCTATTTCAGCAGTCAGGCCAATTTGCTGATCTGGAAAGAAAGTACAATTTCTTACAGCAAGAAGCTGGAAAAATCCTGGATGTGGGAAATAAAGTAAACCTAATTTCTGAAAAG CTTGAGCCTTCTGAAAGTATCCTGCGGGAAGCTGCCTCATCCGTCTCTGTGATGACTGAGTTTGGGCAGGAAATATCTTCTCTTCATAACATCATAAATGATATTCAGAACAATGAACAGACTCTCTCTCTAAAGATGCAGAGCATTAATGACAAGTTCCAAAATGTTACAAATTTCTGGAGAAGAAGCCTGGATGAAATGAACACAAATGCTAGTGGTTTAAAATCCGAAGCAAAGTTCATACACACAGAAGTTACTTCTAAAATTAATGAAGTTGACCAAAGAATTAAATCCCTTTCAGAAAGAGTAAGAGATTTGGAAGACAGTACAGCCAGAAATATCAGAACACTAAAACTACAAGAAGATGATGAATTCTCTAGAGTTGAACAAAAGTTGAACTTGGATGCAAAGTCAGTTGAAAAGCTAGAAGAAGAACAGAATAGTCTGGTAGCCAAGGACACAGACCTGAATCAGAAACTTGCAAACTATGAACCTAAAATTGAGGAGTGCAAGACCCATTTGCCAACAATTGAAAATGCTATTCACTCTATTCTTAGATTGTCAAGTGAATTGCTTGGTATGGAGAAAAAGATACAGGAGTTGAAGACACAGCTGTACGCTGTGGAAAATGACATGCTGAAAACTGTTTCTGATACAGTGGCGATGCAGAAGGTTCTTGAAGGCCTACAGTCCAATGGCAGCATGTTCAAAGTGTGGTCTGAAATAGCTGTTCTAGAAACAGTGCCTGACATAACAGTAtcttcaaaagcagaagaagGAACTTTAGAAAGCTTTAACTTAGAAAATGACCACAATAGGGATCAGTGA